From one Culex quinquefasciatus strain JHB chromosome 3, VPISU_Cqui_1.0_pri_paternal, whole genome shotgun sequence genomic stretch:
- the LOC6050603 gene encoding lebercilin isoform X5 — protein MLKTSLGVETGISMRSMESLYSNKSSNFSALHRRKAIAARQPAIVISSNDVRHRVMSARVLRFKQLQNQLEAAHQTIAELTKDNRLLRALQKRQDSALSKYENSNAELPKLLHSHAEEIRTHQMKARNLLNQNKELINKLKQKDAHILTITDQNKHLIQLNKDKHLEERERLAERVRDLETRLIEKDNDTKLLARRLQLETKNFKAQLQQEVLKQREIAQKLERAHHEIQRLNSVIEIYEKRTPSTLLKNSNYLMKPSKPTSGQLARLPNGSPNLAEPAPVTNMEIAPKRIPDEGGDGDHKLPSPKTLEPLNSSMVDPTPAVTPAKSSKIKKRHNTVRVHEEKNLNGTDKDPNQQHQFDESFCKDFNQYALQQEAEFDQAIESELFKLKKDIPFSNGSTTDSLLQRRNKKLYQTTEVSYEDDYEPDSSPEKGRAKITEIYDHKAHISELEEQIRNMGGPLMNGSLGKDTKLKARKASASSGDTDQESNSSTTVSRDSSSKEFESMKREIRESILKKESLLDSFCDEINGKDSHKSLSMRTKESQKRIQIDPKKKKNLLEALKAIDGEGVEK, from the exons ATGCTCAAAACTTCGTTAGGCGTTGAAACGGG GATTTCTATGCGAAGCATGGAGAGTTTGTACTCGAACAAGAGCTCCAACTTTTCGGCCCTGCACCGGAGGAAGGCGATCGCTGCCAGGCAACCGGCGATTGTGATTTCTAGCAACGATGTCCGACATCGGGTCATGTCGGCGCGAGTTTTGCGCTTCAAGCAGCTGCAGAACCAGCTCGAAGCGGCGCACCAAACCATTGCC GAACTGACCAAGGACAACCGGCTGCTGCGGGCACTCCAGAAACGTCAAGATTCTGCACTGTCCAAGTACGAGAATTCGAACGCAGAATTGCCAAAACTGCTGCACTCACACGCGGAAGAGATTCGGACGCACCAGATGAAGGCGCGGAATCTGCTGAACCAGAACAAGGAACTGATTAACAAGTTGAAGCAGAAAGATGCTCACATTCTAACTATTACCGACCAGAACAAGCACCTGATTCAGCTGAACAAGGACAA aCATCTCGAGGAACGCGAACGGTTGGCGGAGCGTGTGCGTGATCTCGAAACGCGTTTGATCGAAAAAGACAACGATACCAAGCTGCTGGCCCGAAGGCTGCAGCTTGAGACGAAGAACTTCAAGGCACAGCTCCAGCAGGAGGTGCTCAAACAGCGGGAAATTGCGCAAAAACTGGAACGAGCGCACCACGAGATTCAACGGCTGAACTCGGTTATTGAG ATCTACGAAAAACGAACTCCGTCAACGCTGCTGAAAAACAGCAATTATCTGATGAAACCGTCAAAACCCACGTCTGGCCAGTTGGCACGACTTCCCAACGGATCACCG AACCTCGCAGAACCGGCTCCGGTGACTAACATGGAAATTGCCCCCAAACGAATCCCCGACGAGGGTGGTGACGGTGACCACAAGCTGCCCAGCCCGAAAACGCTGGAACCCCTGAACAGCAGCATGGTGGATCCAACGCCCGCCGTAACGCCGGCAAAATCCAGCAAGATTAAGAAGCGCCACAACACGGTTCGAGTGCACGAGGAGAAGAACCTCAACGGAACCGACAAGGACCCAAACCAGCAACATCAGTTTGACGAGTCATTCTGCAAGGATTTCAATCAGTACGCGCTCCAGCAGGAGGCAGAATTCGACCAGGCAATCGAAAGTGAGCTGTTCAAGCTGAAGAAGGACATTCCCTTCAGCAACGGATCGACAACGGACAGTTTACTTCAGCGCAGGAACAAGAAACTGTACCAAACCACGGAAGTCTCGTACGAAGACGATTACGAGCCGGATTCCTCTCCAGAGAAGGGACGGGCAAAAATAACCGAAATCTACGACCACAAAGCGCACATCAGCGAGCTGGAAGAGCAAATCCGTAACATGGGAGGACCGCTGATGAACGGATCGCTCGGTAAGGACACGAAGCTCAAAGCGCGGAAGGCGAGCGCCTCTTCCGGCGATACCGACCAAGAATCAAACAGCAGCACCACCGTCTCAAGGGATTCGTCTTCGAAAGAGTTTGAATCGATGAAGCGAGAAATTCGGGAAAGCATCCTGAAAAAGGAGAGCCTGCTGGATTCGTTTTGTGACGAAATCAACGGGAAAGATTCGCACAAATCGCTCAGCATGCGAACGAAGGAAAGCCAGAAGCGAATTCAGATTGATccgaagaaaaagaagaatctGCTCGAGGCGCTGAAGGCCATCGACGGAGAGGGCGTTGAGAAGTGA
- the LOC6050603 gene encoding lebercilin isoform X2 translates to MLKTSLGVETGISMRSMESLYSNKSSNFSALHRRKAIAARQPAIVISSNDVRHRVMSARVLRFKQLQNQLEAAHQTIAELTKDNRLLRALQKRQDSALSKYENSNAELPKLLHSHAEEIRTHQMKARNLLNQNKELINKLKQKDAHILTITDQNKHLIQLNKDKHLEERERLAERVRDLETRLIEKDNDTKLLARRLQLETKNFKAQLQQEVLKQREIAQKLERAHHEIQRLNSVIEIYEKRTPSTLLKNSNYLMKPSKPTSGQLARLPNGSPVRPAFPNLAEPAPVTNMEIAPKRIPDEGGDGDHKLPSPKTLEPLNSSMVDPTPAVTPAKSSKIKKRHNTVRVHEEKNLNGTDKDPNQQHQFDESFCKDFNQYALQQEAEFDQAIESELFKLKKDIPFSNGSTTDSLLQRRNKKLYQTTEVSYEDDYEPDSSPEKGRAKITEIYDHKAHISELEEQIRNMGGPLMNGSLGKDTKLKARKASASSGDTDQESNSSTTVSRDSSSKEFESMKREIRESILKKESLLDSFCDEINGKDSHKSLSMRTKESQKRIQIDPKKKKNLLEALKAIDGEGVEK, encoded by the exons ATGCTCAAAACTTCGTTAGGCGTTGAAACGGG GATTTCTATGCGAAGCATGGAGAGTTTGTACTCGAACAAGAGCTCCAACTTTTCGGCCCTGCACCGGAGGAAGGCGATCGCTGCCAGGCAACCGGCGATTGTGATTTCTAGCAACGATGTCCGACATCGGGTCATGTCGGCGCGAGTTTTGCGCTTCAAGCAGCTGCAGAACCAGCTCGAAGCGGCGCACCAAACCATTGCC GAACTGACCAAGGACAACCGGCTGCTGCGGGCACTCCAGAAACGTCAAGATTCTGCACTGTCCAAGTACGAGAATTCGAACGCAGAATTGCCAAAACTGCTGCACTCACACGCGGAAGAGATTCGGACGCACCAGATGAAGGCGCGGAATCTGCTGAACCAGAACAAGGAACTGATTAACAAGTTGAAGCAGAAAGATGCTCACATTCTAACTATTACCGACCAGAACAAGCACCTGATTCAGCTGAACAAGGACAA aCATCTCGAGGAACGCGAACGGTTGGCGGAGCGTGTGCGTGATCTCGAAACGCGTTTGATCGAAAAAGACAACGATACCAAGCTGCTGGCCCGAAGGCTGCAGCTTGAGACGAAGAACTTCAAGGCACAGCTCCAGCAGGAGGTGCTCAAACAGCGGGAAATTGCGCAAAAACTGGAACGAGCGCACCACGAGATTCAACGGCTGAACTCGGTTATTGAG ATCTACGAAAAACGAACTCCGTCAACGCTGCTGAAAAACAGCAATTATCTGATGAAACCGTCAAAACCCACGTCTGGCCAGTTGGCACGACTTCCCAACGGATCACCGGTGAGGCCGGCGTTCCCG AACCTCGCAGAACCGGCTCCGGTGACTAACATGGAAATTGCCCCCAAACGAATCCCCGACGAGGGTGGTGACGGTGACCACAAGCTGCCCAGCCCGAAAACGCTGGAACCCCTGAACAGCAGCATGGTGGATCCAACGCCCGCCGTAACGCCGGCAAAATCCAGCAAGATTAAGAAGCGCCACAACACGGTTCGAGTGCACGAGGAGAAGAACCTCAACGGAACCGACAAGGACCCAAACCAGCAACATCAGTTTGACGAGTCATTCTGCAAGGATTTCAATCAGTACGCGCTCCAGCAGGAGGCAGAATTCGACCAGGCAATCGAAAGTGAGCTGTTCAAGCTGAAGAAGGACATTCCCTTCAGCAACGGATCGACAACGGACAGTTTACTTCAGCGCAGGAACAAGAAACTGTACCAAACCACGGAAGTCTCGTACGAAGACGATTACGAGCCGGATTCCTCTCCAGAGAAGGGACGGGCAAAAATAACCGAAATCTACGACCACAAAGCGCACATCAGCGAGCTGGAAGAGCAAATCCGTAACATGGGAGGACCGCTGATGAACGGATCGCTCGGTAAGGACACGAAGCTCAAAGCGCGGAAGGCGAGCGCCTCTTCCGGCGATACCGACCAAGAATCAAACAGCAGCACCACCGTCTCAAGGGATTCGTCTTCGAAAGAGTTTGAATCGATGAAGCGAGAAATTCGGGAAAGCATCCTGAAAAAGGAGAGCCTGCTGGATTCGTTTTGTGACGAAATCAACGGGAAAGATTCGCACAAATCGCTCAGCATGCGAACGAAGGAAAGCCAGAAGCGAATTCAGATTGATccgaagaaaaagaagaatctGCTCGAGGCGCTGAAGGCCATCGACGGAGAGGGCGTTGAGAAGTGA
- the LOC6050603 gene encoding lebercilin isoform X6 encodes MRISMRSMESLYSNKSSNFSALHRRKAIAARQPAIVISSNDVRHRVMSARVLRFKQLQNQLEAAHQTIAELTKDNRLLRALQKRQDSALSKYENSNAELPKLLHSHAEEIRTHQMKARNLLNQNKELINKLKQKDAHILTITDQNKHLIQLNKDKHLEERERLAERVRDLETRLIEKDNDTKLLARRLQLETKNFKAQLQQEVLKQREIAQKLERAHHEIQRLNSVIEIYEKRTPSTLLKNSNYLMKPSKPTSGQLARLPNGSPVRPAFPLQNLAEPAPVTNMEIAPKRIPDEGGDGDHKLPSPKTLEPLNSSMVDPTPAVTPAKSSKIKKRHNTVRVHEEKNLNGTDKDPNQQHQFDESFCKDFNQYALQQEAEFDQAIESELFKLKKDIPFSNGSTTDSLLQRRNKKLYQTTEVSYEDDYEPDSSPEKGRAKITEIYDHKAHISELEEQIRNMGGPLMNGSLGKDTKLKARKASASSGDTDQESNSSTTVSRDSSSKEFESMKREIRESILKKESLLDSFCDEINGKDSHKSLSMRTKESQKRIQIDPKKKKNLLEALKAIDGEGVEK; translated from the exons ATGAG GATTTCTATGCGAAGCATGGAGAGTTTGTACTCGAACAAGAGCTCCAACTTTTCGGCCCTGCACCGGAGGAAGGCGATCGCTGCCAGGCAACCGGCGATTGTGATTTCTAGCAACGATGTCCGACATCGGGTCATGTCGGCGCGAGTTTTGCGCTTCAAGCAGCTGCAGAACCAGCTCGAAGCGGCGCACCAAACCATTGCC GAACTGACCAAGGACAACCGGCTGCTGCGGGCACTCCAGAAACGTCAAGATTCTGCACTGTCCAAGTACGAGAATTCGAACGCAGAATTGCCAAAACTGCTGCACTCACACGCGGAAGAGATTCGGACGCACCAGATGAAGGCGCGGAATCTGCTGAACCAGAACAAGGAACTGATTAACAAGTTGAAGCAGAAAGATGCTCACATTCTAACTATTACCGACCAGAACAAGCACCTGATTCAGCTGAACAAGGACAA aCATCTCGAGGAACGCGAACGGTTGGCGGAGCGTGTGCGTGATCTCGAAACGCGTTTGATCGAAAAAGACAACGATACCAAGCTGCTGGCCCGAAGGCTGCAGCTTGAGACGAAGAACTTCAAGGCACAGCTCCAGCAGGAGGTGCTCAAACAGCGGGAAATTGCGCAAAAACTGGAACGAGCGCACCACGAGATTCAACGGCTGAACTCGGTTATTGAG ATCTACGAAAAACGAACTCCGTCAACGCTGCTGAAAAACAGCAATTATCTGATGAAACCGTCAAAACCCACGTCTGGCCAGTTGGCACGACTTCCCAACGGATCACCGGTGAGGCCGGCGTTCCCG TTACAGAACCTCGCAGAACCGGCTCCGGTGACTAACATGGAAATTGCCCCCAAACGAATCCCCGACGAGGGTGGTGACGGTGACCACAAGCTGCCCAGCCCGAAAACGCTGGAACCCCTGAACAGCAGCATGGTGGATCCAACGCCCGCCGTAACGCCGGCAAAATCCAGCAAGATTAAGAAGCGCCACAACACGGTTCGAGTGCACGAGGAGAAGAACCTCAACGGAACCGACAAGGACCCAAACCAGCAACATCAGTTTGACGAGTCATTCTGCAAGGATTTCAATCAGTACGCGCTCCAGCAGGAGGCAGAATTCGACCAGGCAATCGAAAGTGAGCTGTTCAAGCTGAAGAAGGACATTCCCTTCAGCAACGGATCGACAACGGACAGTTTACTTCAGCGCAGGAACAAGAAACTGTACCAAACCACGGAAGTCTCGTACGAAGACGATTACGAGCCGGATTCCTCTCCAGAGAAGGGACGGGCAAAAATAACCGAAATCTACGACCACAAAGCGCACATCAGCGAGCTGGAAGAGCAAATCCGTAACATGGGAGGACCGCTGATGAACGGATCGCTCGGTAAGGACACGAAGCTCAAAGCGCGGAAGGCGAGCGCCTCTTCCGGCGATACCGACCAAGAATCAAACAGCAGCACCACCGTCTCAAGGGATTCGTCTTCGAAAGAGTTTGAATCGATGAAGCGAGAAATTCGGGAAAGCATCCTGAAAAAGGAGAGCCTGCTGGATTCGTTTTGTGACGAAATCAACGGGAAAGATTCGCACAAATCGCTCAGCATGCGAACGAAGGAAAGCCAGAAGCGAATTCAGATTGATccgaagaaaaagaagaatctGCTCGAGGCGCTGAAGGCCATCGACGGAGAGGGCGTTGAGAAGTGA
- the LOC6050603 gene encoding lebercilin isoform X3, with the protein MSSSMRSSISMRSMESLYSNKSSNFSALHRRKAIAARQPAIVISSNDVRHRVMSARVLRFKQLQNQLEAAHQTIAELTKDNRLLRALQKRQDSALSKYENSNAELPKLLHSHAEEIRTHQMKARNLLNQNKELINKLKQKDAHILTITDQNKHLIQLNKDKHLEERERLAERVRDLETRLIEKDNDTKLLARRLQLETKNFKAQLQQEVLKQREIAQKLERAHHEIQRLNSVIEIYEKRTPSTLLKNSNYLMKPSKPTSGQLARLPNGSPVRPAFPLQNLAEPAPVTNMEIAPKRIPDEGGDGDHKLPSPKTLEPLNSSMVDPTPAVTPAKSSKIKKRHNTVRVHEEKNLNGTDKDPNQQHQFDESFCKDFNQYALQQEAEFDQAIESELFKLKKDIPFSNGSTTDSLLQRRNKKLYQTTEVSYEDDYEPDSSPEKGRAKITEIYDHKAHISELEEQIRNMGGPLMNGSLGKDTKLKARKASASSGDTDQESNSSTTVSRDSSSKEFESMKREIRESILKKESLLDSFCDEINGKDSHKSLSMRTKESQKRIQIDPKKKKNLLEALKAIDGEGVEK; encoded by the exons ATGTCATCCAGTATGCGGTCATC GATTTCTATGCGAAGCATGGAGAGTTTGTACTCGAACAAGAGCTCCAACTTTTCGGCCCTGCACCGGAGGAAGGCGATCGCTGCCAGGCAACCGGCGATTGTGATTTCTAGCAACGATGTCCGACATCGGGTCATGTCGGCGCGAGTTTTGCGCTTCAAGCAGCTGCAGAACCAGCTCGAAGCGGCGCACCAAACCATTGCC GAACTGACCAAGGACAACCGGCTGCTGCGGGCACTCCAGAAACGTCAAGATTCTGCACTGTCCAAGTACGAGAATTCGAACGCAGAATTGCCAAAACTGCTGCACTCACACGCGGAAGAGATTCGGACGCACCAGATGAAGGCGCGGAATCTGCTGAACCAGAACAAGGAACTGATTAACAAGTTGAAGCAGAAAGATGCTCACATTCTAACTATTACCGACCAGAACAAGCACCTGATTCAGCTGAACAAGGACAA aCATCTCGAGGAACGCGAACGGTTGGCGGAGCGTGTGCGTGATCTCGAAACGCGTTTGATCGAAAAAGACAACGATACCAAGCTGCTGGCCCGAAGGCTGCAGCTTGAGACGAAGAACTTCAAGGCACAGCTCCAGCAGGAGGTGCTCAAACAGCGGGAAATTGCGCAAAAACTGGAACGAGCGCACCACGAGATTCAACGGCTGAACTCGGTTATTGAG ATCTACGAAAAACGAACTCCGTCAACGCTGCTGAAAAACAGCAATTATCTGATGAAACCGTCAAAACCCACGTCTGGCCAGTTGGCACGACTTCCCAACGGATCACCGGTGAGGCCGGCGTTCCCG TTACAGAACCTCGCAGAACCGGCTCCGGTGACTAACATGGAAATTGCCCCCAAACGAATCCCCGACGAGGGTGGTGACGGTGACCACAAGCTGCCCAGCCCGAAAACGCTGGAACCCCTGAACAGCAGCATGGTGGATCCAACGCCCGCCGTAACGCCGGCAAAATCCAGCAAGATTAAGAAGCGCCACAACACGGTTCGAGTGCACGAGGAGAAGAACCTCAACGGAACCGACAAGGACCCAAACCAGCAACATCAGTTTGACGAGTCATTCTGCAAGGATTTCAATCAGTACGCGCTCCAGCAGGAGGCAGAATTCGACCAGGCAATCGAAAGTGAGCTGTTCAAGCTGAAGAAGGACATTCCCTTCAGCAACGGATCGACAACGGACAGTTTACTTCAGCGCAGGAACAAGAAACTGTACCAAACCACGGAAGTCTCGTACGAAGACGATTACGAGCCGGATTCCTCTCCAGAGAAGGGACGGGCAAAAATAACCGAAATCTACGACCACAAAGCGCACATCAGCGAGCTGGAAGAGCAAATCCGTAACATGGGAGGACCGCTGATGAACGGATCGCTCGGTAAGGACACGAAGCTCAAAGCGCGGAAGGCGAGCGCCTCTTCCGGCGATACCGACCAAGAATCAAACAGCAGCACCACCGTCTCAAGGGATTCGTCTTCGAAAGAGTTTGAATCGATGAAGCGAGAAATTCGGGAAAGCATCCTGAAAAAGGAGAGCCTGCTGGATTCGTTTTGTGACGAAATCAACGGGAAAGATTCGCACAAATCGCTCAGCATGCGAACGAAGGAAAGCCAGAAGCGAATTCAGATTGATccgaagaaaaagaagaatctGCTCGAGGCGCTGAAGGCCATCGACGGAGAGGGCGTTGAGAAGTGA
- the LOC6050603 gene encoding lebercilin isoform X1 has translation MLKTSLGVETGISMRSMESLYSNKSSNFSALHRRKAIAARQPAIVISSNDVRHRVMSARVLRFKQLQNQLEAAHQTIAELTKDNRLLRALQKRQDSALSKYENSNAELPKLLHSHAEEIRTHQMKARNLLNQNKELINKLKQKDAHILTITDQNKHLIQLNKDKHLEERERLAERVRDLETRLIEKDNDTKLLARRLQLETKNFKAQLQQEVLKQREIAQKLERAHHEIQRLNSVIEIYEKRTPSTLLKNSNYLMKPSKPTSGQLARLPNGSPVRPAFPLQNLAEPAPVTNMEIAPKRIPDEGGDGDHKLPSPKTLEPLNSSMVDPTPAVTPAKSSKIKKRHNTVRVHEEKNLNGTDKDPNQQHQFDESFCKDFNQYALQQEAEFDQAIESELFKLKKDIPFSNGSTTDSLLQRRNKKLYQTTEVSYEDDYEPDSSPEKGRAKITEIYDHKAHISELEEQIRNMGGPLMNGSLGKDTKLKARKASASSGDTDQESNSSTTVSRDSSSKEFESMKREIRESILKKESLLDSFCDEINGKDSHKSLSMRTKESQKRIQIDPKKKKNLLEALKAIDGEGVEK, from the exons ATGCTCAAAACTTCGTTAGGCGTTGAAACGGG GATTTCTATGCGAAGCATGGAGAGTTTGTACTCGAACAAGAGCTCCAACTTTTCGGCCCTGCACCGGAGGAAGGCGATCGCTGCCAGGCAACCGGCGATTGTGATTTCTAGCAACGATGTCCGACATCGGGTCATGTCGGCGCGAGTTTTGCGCTTCAAGCAGCTGCAGAACCAGCTCGAAGCGGCGCACCAAACCATTGCC GAACTGACCAAGGACAACCGGCTGCTGCGGGCACTCCAGAAACGTCAAGATTCTGCACTGTCCAAGTACGAGAATTCGAACGCAGAATTGCCAAAACTGCTGCACTCACACGCGGAAGAGATTCGGACGCACCAGATGAAGGCGCGGAATCTGCTGAACCAGAACAAGGAACTGATTAACAAGTTGAAGCAGAAAGATGCTCACATTCTAACTATTACCGACCAGAACAAGCACCTGATTCAGCTGAACAAGGACAA aCATCTCGAGGAACGCGAACGGTTGGCGGAGCGTGTGCGTGATCTCGAAACGCGTTTGATCGAAAAAGACAACGATACCAAGCTGCTGGCCCGAAGGCTGCAGCTTGAGACGAAGAACTTCAAGGCACAGCTCCAGCAGGAGGTGCTCAAACAGCGGGAAATTGCGCAAAAACTGGAACGAGCGCACCACGAGATTCAACGGCTGAACTCGGTTATTGAG ATCTACGAAAAACGAACTCCGTCAACGCTGCTGAAAAACAGCAATTATCTGATGAAACCGTCAAAACCCACGTCTGGCCAGTTGGCACGACTTCCCAACGGATCACCGGTGAGGCCGGCGTTCCCG TTACAGAACCTCGCAGAACCGGCTCCGGTGACTAACATGGAAATTGCCCCCAAACGAATCCCCGACGAGGGTGGTGACGGTGACCACAAGCTGCCCAGCCCGAAAACGCTGGAACCCCTGAACAGCAGCATGGTGGATCCAACGCCCGCCGTAACGCCGGCAAAATCCAGCAAGATTAAGAAGCGCCACAACACGGTTCGAGTGCACGAGGAGAAGAACCTCAACGGAACCGACAAGGACCCAAACCAGCAACATCAGTTTGACGAGTCATTCTGCAAGGATTTCAATCAGTACGCGCTCCAGCAGGAGGCAGAATTCGACCAGGCAATCGAAAGTGAGCTGTTCAAGCTGAAGAAGGACATTCCCTTCAGCAACGGATCGACAACGGACAGTTTACTTCAGCGCAGGAACAAGAAACTGTACCAAACCACGGAAGTCTCGTACGAAGACGATTACGAGCCGGATTCCTCTCCAGAGAAGGGACGGGCAAAAATAACCGAAATCTACGACCACAAAGCGCACATCAGCGAGCTGGAAGAGCAAATCCGTAACATGGGAGGACCGCTGATGAACGGATCGCTCGGTAAGGACACGAAGCTCAAAGCGCGGAAGGCGAGCGCCTCTTCCGGCGATACCGACCAAGAATCAAACAGCAGCACCACCGTCTCAAGGGATTCGTCTTCGAAAGAGTTTGAATCGATGAAGCGAGAAATTCGGGAAAGCATCCTGAAAAAGGAGAGCCTGCTGGATTCGTTTTGTGACGAAATCAACGGGAAAGATTCGCACAAATCGCTCAGCATGCGAACGAAGGAAAGCCAGAAGCGAATTCAGATTGATccgaagaaaaagaagaatctGCTCGAGGCGCTGAAGGCCATCGACGGAGAGGGCGTTGAGAAGTGA
- the LOC6050603 gene encoding lebercilin isoform X4 produces the protein MLKTSLGVETGISMRSMESLYSNKSSNFSALHRRKAIAARQPAIVISSNDVRHRVMSARVLRFKQLQNQLEAAHQTIAELTKDNRLLRALQKRQDSALSKYENSNAELPKLLHSHAEEIRTHQMKARNLLNQNKELINKLKQKDAHILTITDQNKHLIQLNKDKHLEERERLAERVRDLETRLIEKDNDTKLLARRLQLETKNFKAQLQQEVLKQREIAQKLERAHHEIQRLNSVIEIYEKRTPSTLLKNSNYLMKPSKPTSGQLARLPNGSPLQNLAEPAPVTNMEIAPKRIPDEGGDGDHKLPSPKTLEPLNSSMVDPTPAVTPAKSSKIKKRHNTVRVHEEKNLNGTDKDPNQQHQFDESFCKDFNQYALQQEAEFDQAIESELFKLKKDIPFSNGSTTDSLLQRRNKKLYQTTEVSYEDDYEPDSSPEKGRAKITEIYDHKAHISELEEQIRNMGGPLMNGSLGKDTKLKARKASASSGDTDQESNSSTTVSRDSSSKEFESMKREIRESILKKESLLDSFCDEINGKDSHKSLSMRTKESQKRIQIDPKKKKNLLEALKAIDGEGVEK, from the exons ATGCTCAAAACTTCGTTAGGCGTTGAAACGGG GATTTCTATGCGAAGCATGGAGAGTTTGTACTCGAACAAGAGCTCCAACTTTTCGGCCCTGCACCGGAGGAAGGCGATCGCTGCCAGGCAACCGGCGATTGTGATTTCTAGCAACGATGTCCGACATCGGGTCATGTCGGCGCGAGTTTTGCGCTTCAAGCAGCTGCAGAACCAGCTCGAAGCGGCGCACCAAACCATTGCC GAACTGACCAAGGACAACCGGCTGCTGCGGGCACTCCAGAAACGTCAAGATTCTGCACTGTCCAAGTACGAGAATTCGAACGCAGAATTGCCAAAACTGCTGCACTCACACGCGGAAGAGATTCGGACGCACCAGATGAAGGCGCGGAATCTGCTGAACCAGAACAAGGAACTGATTAACAAGTTGAAGCAGAAAGATGCTCACATTCTAACTATTACCGACCAGAACAAGCACCTGATTCAGCTGAACAAGGACAA aCATCTCGAGGAACGCGAACGGTTGGCGGAGCGTGTGCGTGATCTCGAAACGCGTTTGATCGAAAAAGACAACGATACCAAGCTGCTGGCCCGAAGGCTGCAGCTTGAGACGAAGAACTTCAAGGCACAGCTCCAGCAGGAGGTGCTCAAACAGCGGGAAATTGCGCAAAAACTGGAACGAGCGCACCACGAGATTCAACGGCTGAACTCGGTTATTGAG ATCTACGAAAAACGAACTCCGTCAACGCTGCTGAAAAACAGCAATTATCTGATGAAACCGTCAAAACCCACGTCTGGCCAGTTGGCACGACTTCCCAACGGATCACCG TTACAGAACCTCGCAGAACCGGCTCCGGTGACTAACATGGAAATTGCCCCCAAACGAATCCCCGACGAGGGTGGTGACGGTGACCACAAGCTGCCCAGCCCGAAAACGCTGGAACCCCTGAACAGCAGCATGGTGGATCCAACGCCCGCCGTAACGCCGGCAAAATCCAGCAAGATTAAGAAGCGCCACAACACGGTTCGAGTGCACGAGGAGAAGAACCTCAACGGAACCGACAAGGACCCAAACCAGCAACATCAGTTTGACGAGTCATTCTGCAAGGATTTCAATCAGTACGCGCTCCAGCAGGAGGCAGAATTCGACCAGGCAATCGAAAGTGAGCTGTTCAAGCTGAAGAAGGACATTCCCTTCAGCAACGGATCGACAACGGACAGTTTACTTCAGCGCAGGAACAAGAAACTGTACCAAACCACGGAAGTCTCGTACGAAGACGATTACGAGCCGGATTCCTCTCCAGAGAAGGGACGGGCAAAAATAACCGAAATCTACGACCACAAAGCGCACATCAGCGAGCTGGAAGAGCAAATCCGTAACATGGGAGGACCGCTGATGAACGGATCGCTCGGTAAGGACACGAAGCTCAAAGCGCGGAAGGCGAGCGCCTCTTCCGGCGATACCGACCAAGAATCAAACAGCAGCACCACCGTCTCAAGGGATTCGTCTTCGAAAGAGTTTGAATCGATGAAGCGAGAAATTCGGGAAAGCATCCTGAAAAAGGAGAGCCTGCTGGATTCGTTTTGTGACGAAATCAACGGGAAAGATTCGCACAAATCGCTCAGCATGCGAACGAAGGAAAGCCAGAAGCGAATTCAGATTGATccgaagaaaaagaagaatctGCTCGAGGCGCTGAAGGCCATCGACGGAGAGGGCGTTGAGAAGTGA